A genome region from Rutidosis leptorrhynchoides isolate AG116_Rl617_1_P2 unplaced genomic scaffold, CSIRO_AGI_Rlap_v1 contig90, whole genome shotgun sequence includes the following:
- the LOC139885257 gene encoding uncharacterized protein, translated as MQNAGGDNGEADDSRENGEEEEEASGGERKREENVSSLGPPVDDCCPICFGDFTVPCKGNCGHWYCGSCILQYWNYSAASKPCKCPMCSCFIVNLTPEESLLGNQVEGVTKVLKDVLRYNRLFVGGISGFMQKIYELPLFVKRVFRQMMDPDRPVSFGEVRLFAIILGILYAASPFDFIPTGMFASMNNKPLFSEYMASKLNALFFGSTGGTDIVRVFDYGSFALVISLRLFGLCHQWRLNRRMRRMAAAAPPQLEE; from the exons ATGCAAAACGCTGGAGGAGACAACGGTGAAGCAGATGATTCTAGAGAGAAtggcgaagaagaagaagaagcttctGGAGGAGAGCGAAAGAGAGAAGAAAATGTTTCTTCATTAGGGCCTCCTGTTGATGATTGTTGCCCAATCTGTTTTGGGGATTTCACTGTTCCGTGTAAAGGAAATTGCGGTCACTGGTATTGCG GTTCGTGCATTTTGCAGTACTGGAATTATTCTGCTGCTTCTAAACCTTGCAAGTGTCCTATGTGTTCGTGCTTCATAGTTAATTTGACACCAGAGGAATCATTACTTGGAAATCAGGTAGAGGGAGTCACCAAAGTTCTCAAAGATGTACTGAGGTATAACCGCCTTTTCGTGGGAGGCATATCTGGGTTTATGCAG AAAATCTACGAGTTACCTCTATTCGTGAAGAGAGTCTTTCGGCAAATGATGGATCCTGATAGACCTGTATCATTTGGTGAAGTCCGCCTCTTTGCA ATCATCCTTGGTATCCTTTATGCTGCCTCTCCTTTTGACTTTATTCCAACTGGTATGTTTGCTTCCATGAACAACAAG CCATTGTTTTCTGAGTATATGGCTTCGAAGCTCAATGCACTATTTTTTGGTTCAACAGGAGGAACAGACATTGTTAGAGTTTTCGACTACGGTTCTTTTGCTCTGGTGATTTCTCTACGCCTGTTCGGTCTCTGTCATCAATGGAGGCTCAACCGACGTATGCGGCGAATGGCTGCCGCTGCGCCACCACAGTTGGAGGAATga